In the Clostridium sp. 'White wine YQ' genome, CTAAGGTTAAATAGTAGGTGCTTTTATTTTTAGCTATGTTAATGAGAATTTATGAAACTAAAATTCTAATTTATATACAGAATTATCCATATAATATATAATATAATTACTTCGTAATTGTAAAATATTACGAGTTTGATTTGATTGGAGGTATTTAAAATAAAAAGAAAATATATTTCTAAATGGGAGTTAGAAGTTGGAGAAATATCAAATAACTATTGGGAAGGAATAGCAAGACGTAATTCTGGAAATATAGTTACTTGTCAAGGATTTGACCCTGAAGAGATAATGAAAAGATTGGAGGTTGATTTTTGGTGTATAGAACTAAAACTTACCAACAATACTAGTAATCTCATATCGACTTATTTGAACGAAAGAACTGCTTATGATGGTCAGAAAGTTTGTTTATTAGAACAGCCAGAGTATTTTGGGTCATGGACAATATCAAATGAAAGTAGACAGGTTATGTATGATGGCAAAGAACAATGGTTTGTTATGAGGTTCAAAAAAAATGAAGTAAATTGGATAGATCAAAATTTGATTAAGTTAAATGAGGTTTCTCCAGAAAAAATAAATCAGTTATATACTTGGCTTATAGAGTGTGTATACTAATAATATAGTTTCGATAATACGGAATATTCTTTTATGAGGAACTAAATATTTGCAGTTCAATTTAGTCAATACACTTATATAAAGCTCAAAAATAAAGTCTTAGAAATAAGGCTTTTTATTATGCTCAAAAATAGTTAGTTAGGTATTAAGTTTTATAAATCTATAAGTGAATGAGAGTGTACGTGGGCAAGGAGGTGGCACTCAGTAACTTCTATGGGACTTAATAATCAAATATAGGAGTCTTTTTAAAAGTTGTAAGACGTAAAAGAAACAAGTATCAATATCGAAAAAGTTAAATTCGTAAAAAACGTAATGTATTGGAGGAATGAATATGAAAAGAGAATTTTTAAAATCATTAGGAATTGAAGGCCTTTCTGATGAAGCTATAGACAAAATAATGAGTGAAAACGGAAAGGACTTAGAGAAAGCTAAATCAACAACAGAAAAAACAAACCAGGAATTAGAAAAAGTAAAATCTGAACTTGAGGTAAACAAGCAAACTCTAGCTGATGCAAATGCTCAAATTGAAAATTTCAAAGGAATGGACATTGAAGGTATCAAAAAGAGCGCGGATGATTGGAAAGCTAAATATGAAGCTGATACAAAAGCTTTTAAAGAGCAACTTGCACAAAAAGATTATGAGTTTGCAGTAAAAGAATTTACTGGACAACATAAGTTTACTAATGACTTTGTAAAAGATGCATTTATAGAAAACTTTAAAAAGCAAGGTTTCAAGTTAGAAGATGGTAAGTTCTTAGGAGCTGATGATTACATTAAAACATTTGGAGAAAAGAATCCAGGTGTTTTTTTAGTTGAAGAACCTCCAAAGGATCCAGTACCTCAAATTGTAAAGCCAACTGATGGACAAATTCAAAAAAACAATGTTATGAGTTTTAACTTTACACCAATTCATAACATACCAAAATAAAAAAAAAGAAATGGAGTGAATATTTTATGCCAGTATTAAATTATGCTACACAATATCAAGAAGTATTAGATCAAAACTTTCCTTATGTATTAAACTTTGGAGCTTTATATAACTCTCCAAGTAATTCATTATTTAAGTGGACAAATTCAAAAACAATCGAGATTCCAGTTATATCAACAACAGGAAGAAAGGACGCAAATAGAGATACAATAGGTTCTCCATCAAGAAACTTTGATAACACATGGGAGACAAAGACATTAACAAATCAAAGATATTGGGATACTTTAGTGCATCCAATGGATATAGATCAAACTAACATGGCAGCATCTATTCCTAATATTACACAAGTATATAATGAACAACAAAAGTTCCCTGAAATGGATGCTTACTTAATTTCAAAAGTTTATTCTGAATGGATATCAAAAGGGAAAACTGCGGATACAACTGTAATTGATGAAACAAATATATTAACTGTTTTTGATAATTTAATGCAAAAGATGGATGAAGCAAGAGTCCCAGTTAGAGGAAGAATTCTTTATGTAACACCAACCTATAAGACAATGCTTAAACATGCAACTCAAGTTAACCGTCAAGTTATGGTTGATGGTATGGCTGGAAATAGTGGTGCAATTAATAGAACAATAAATAGATTAGAAGAAGTTGAAATTGTTTCAGTACCAAGCGATTTGATGAAAACTATTTACAACTTCACAAGTGGTTGGGTTGCTGGTGTAGGTGCAAAACAAATTAACATGGTTTTAATCCACCCATTAGCAGTAATTACACCTCATACGTATACATTCGCAGCGTTAGATGAACCAACAGCAAAAACTCAAGGCAAGTACTACTACTATGAAGAGTCTTTTGAAGATGTATTTGTATTAGATAGCAAAGTAAATGCAATTGAATTTGTTATTTCAGCATAGAAAGAAGGGATATGAATGTTAATTGTACAAAAAGGTAATAAGCAATTAAATGTAGATGAAGTTCAAAAAGAATTTTATTTAGCATTAGGCTATAGTGTTATAAATGAAAAAGGCGAAGTTGAAGAAGCTGGACATGCTACAACATTAGAAGATTTAAAAGCTGAAAATGACACTTTAAAAGCTGAGTTAGCTAAATATCAAGATGCTAAAGAAAAGCTAGAAGATGTTGCTTCTTTGGAAGAAGAAATTACAACATTAAAAGCTGAAAATGAATCTCTAAAAGCACAATTAGAAGCAGCAACTAAAAAAGGTAAATAGGAGGATAAGGGAATGGCTTACGTAGATTTTACTTACTACAGAGATAGTTTCGGAGGAAAGACCATTCCCGAAGCTTCTTTTAAATCATATGAAAGAAAAGCAAGAATATTTTTAGATAATATAACCTTTAATAGGTTAAGAGAAGATGAAACATTGATAGATAACAATGTAAAAGACTGCTTATGTGAGATTATGGAGTGCGGTTTAAAGCTTGATAATGATGGTGGTATTAAATCATCTGAGAGCACAGGAAATGTATCTGTAAGCTATGTAATTAATCCAAATACTACAGAGTATAGTAAGTATTATAGTATAGCTAGAATGTACTTAGGTAATACAAGTTTACTATATAGAGGGGTGTAGTAATTATGATAATTAATGCTGATATAACTCTATATAATAGCTATGTTGATGATATGGAAAGAACTAAATATAAGAAAACTATAATTAAAGGTGTGAATTGGCAAGGAGCAGTAACTAAGATGATAACTAATAATACGTTGCAGAGTGCTGACTCTATTAATGTTTTCATTCCTTTTTTAGCTGATTTTAGTGGTAAAACATATCTTGAACCTAAAGAATGGTTTAAGCTTTCAGAGTCTGCAAAAGATAATTATTTTACTTTTAAAGCTACTGATAGAATAGTTAAAGGTCAATGTGACTTTGAATTTATAGGTATAAATACAGTAAAAAATCTAGACAATTCATATGATAATGTTATTTCTATAATGTCTGTAGTTAAAAATGATAATGGAAGTCCTTCTATGCAGCATTTCATGATAGGAGGTAAATAGATGGCTAGAGTAAGAATAAACTTAGACCCTGCTGATAAGATTTTATTAAAAAGAAAACTTAATAAAAATGGAGATGGACAAAGGCTTTTCACTAGTGAAGTTAGAAGAATATCTGATGCATATGTTCCTTTTGATAATGGATCACTAAAAAATACTGCAGTAGAGTCTGTAAATAAAATTACCTATGTGCAGCCTTATGCAAGAAAACAATACTATGAAAATAAAGGAAAAGGTTTGAGAGGGAAGATGTGGGATAAAAGAGCATGGGCAGATAGAGGGAAAGAAATAACTCGAACTGTAGCTAAATTTGTAGGAGGTAGGACAGAATGACAATACTTGAATCACTAAGGAATTATATAAAGCAATGTCCTTACTTAGAAGAATTTAATGGAGTTGTTAGGTTAAGAGTAGACTTTTCAGACAATAATGAAGCTACCACTTACAACATAGAAGAGGGAGTCACTTCTCAACCAATTATTAAAAGATACGTTGATGGTTCAACCATTAGGCAGTATCTTATTGTTTTTTCTAGTATAGAAGCCTATAGTGCAGATATTCAGCAAAATATAGATAACTGTGGTTTCTATGAAGATTTTCAACAATGGTTAGAAGATAACACAAACAATAATATTTTACCTATCATGGGACAAGGTAAAGAAGCACGGTCAATTGAAGCTTTAACAAATGGATATATATTTGATAATGCAGAGGATTCTACTACTGCTCGTTATCAAATACAAATGAGATTAACTTATTTTCAAAATTAGAGGAGGTATTAATAAATGGCTATTAGAAAAAGAAAAATACAAGCAAATTATCTAAAGGTAGATGCTGCTTTTGAGCTCTTAGGAACTGGATTTACAGAACTTAATGAAAGTCCTTCAGCTCAAACTACTTCTAAAAGATATATAAACCAATCAAGTTCTACTCAATCAATAACAGGTTATGAGTGGGCAACTTCATTTACTGCAGATCAAATAGTAAGTGAAAAGGTAATTGAACATATTCGTAATATTGGAGAAATGCAACTAGTAGGAGCAGACACCGAAGCAGAGTATATCATAGTAGACCTTGATAAAGCAGGACAAACAGAAGGTTCATATAGGGCAAGAAAATTCAAAGTTGCTATCAGTGTAGATAGTTTTGATGATAAT is a window encoding:
- a CDS encoding phage scaffolding protein, with amino-acid sequence MKREFLKSLGIEGLSDEAIDKIMSENGKDLEKAKSTTEKTNQELEKVKSELEVNKQTLADANAQIENFKGMDIEGIKKSADDWKAKYEADTKAFKEQLAQKDYEFAVKEFTGQHKFTNDFVKDAFIENFKKQGFKLEDGKFLGADDYIKTFGEKNPGVFLVEEPPKDPVPQIVKPTDGQIQKNNVMSFNFTPIHNIPK
- a CDS encoding capsid protein — encoded protein: MPVLNYATQYQEVLDQNFPYVLNFGALYNSPSNSLFKWTNSKTIEIPVISTTGRKDANRDTIGSPSRNFDNTWETKTLTNQRYWDTLVHPMDIDQTNMAASIPNITQVYNEQQKFPEMDAYLISKVYSEWISKGKTADTTVIDETNILTVFDNLMQKMDEARVPVRGRILYVTPTYKTMLKHATQVNRQVMVDGMAGNSGAINRTINRLEEVEIVSVPSDLMKTIYNFTSGWVAGVGAKQINMVLIHPLAVITPHTYTFAALDEPTAKTQGKYYYYEESFEDVFVLDSKVNAIEFVISA
- a CDS encoding DUF6751 family protein, which encodes MIINADITLYNSYVDDMERTKYKKTIIKGVNWQGAVTKMITNNTLQSADSINVFIPFLADFSGKTYLEPKEWFKLSESAKDNYFTFKATDRIVKGQCDFEFIGINTVKNLDNSYDNVISIMSVVKNDNGSPSMQHFMIGGK
- a CDS encoding minor capsid protein — encoded protein: MARVRINLDPADKILLKRKLNKNGDGQRLFTSEVRRISDAYVPFDNGSLKNTAVESVNKITYVQPYARKQYYENKGKGLRGKMWDKRAWADRGKEITRTVAKFVGGRTE
- a CDS encoding chloramphenicol resistance protein; the encoded protein is MTILESLRNYIKQCPYLEEFNGVVRLRVDFSDNNEATTYNIEEGVTSQPIIKRYVDGSTIRQYLIVFSSIEAYSADIQQNIDNCGFYEDFQQWLEDNTNNNILPIMGQGKEARSIEALTNGYIFDNAEDSTTARYQIQMRLTYFQN